A single genomic interval of Acidovorax sp. 1608163 harbors:
- a CDS encoding methyl-accepting chemotaxis protein, translated as MFQTLRARLIAICVAITVFSLLTLALATFVVVRKDTLNGIDDRVGQLTRSHANELAEWVREKQRITSSLKLAVGQAEPVPFLLAAKQAGAFDDTYFVYADKRNIFAHPMPDGYDGTARPWYKQAVQTGGSALTPAYVDASTGKLTISFVEPVGPTGQPTAVVGTDMHLDTVTKKVAAIRPISKSFAFLIDGEGKLLAHPKADLSLKPASDIAKGVDAALLAKLAADSARADVLIDGADQMLYAAKVEGTPWTLAIAIDRAEATHGVTVMLQIAAVITVLSVLVAVALLTVAVSRQLRRLGLVSDALRDIASGEGDLTRRLATEGNDELATIAASFNQFVDKIAKVLVSIRESSESVRLASTEIASGNHDLSARTEQQAGSLEETAAAMEQLTATVQQNAANARQANDLATGASQVASHASTVVGQVVQTMGGIDASARKIVDIIGVIDGIAFQTNILALNAAVEAARAGEQGRGFAVVASEVRTLAQRSATAAKEIKELISESASQVDAGSKLVQEAGATMDKVVESVRKVTTIVADISLASQEQSTGIAEIGSAVTLMDQSTQQNAALVEEATAAAQSLQHQAVALADAVAGFKLDHGGAAAWGGSASPQRGQALALSRD; from the coding sequence ATGTTTCAAACACTGCGTGCACGGCTGATTGCCATTTGCGTTGCGATCACGGTGTTCTCACTCCTTACGCTGGCGCTGGCCACTTTTGTGGTGGTTCGCAAAGACACCTTGAACGGCATTGACGACCGTGTGGGCCAGCTCACCCGATCCCATGCCAACGAACTGGCGGAGTGGGTGCGAGAGAAGCAGCGCATCACCAGCTCATTGAAACTGGCCGTGGGCCAGGCAGAGCCGGTGCCATTTTTGTTGGCCGCCAAGCAGGCTGGGGCGTTTGACGACACGTATTTTGTCTACGCCGACAAGCGCAACATCTTTGCCCACCCCATGCCCGATGGCTACGACGGAACGGCCCGCCCTTGGTACAAGCAGGCTGTGCAAACCGGGGGGTCGGCCTTGACCCCGGCTTACGTGGATGCGAGCACGGGCAAGCTCACCATCAGCTTTGTCGAGCCCGTGGGGCCCACCGGGCAGCCCACCGCCGTGGTCGGTACCGACATGCACCTGGACACTGTGACCAAGAAGGTCGCCGCCATCCGTCCTATCTCCAAAAGCTTTGCGTTCCTGATTGACGGCGAAGGCAAGCTGCTGGCGCACCCCAAGGCCGACCTCTCGCTCAAGCCCGCATCCGACATTGCCAAAGGCGTGGACGCCGCATTGCTGGCCAAGCTGGCCGCTGACAGTGCCCGCGCCGATGTGCTGATCGATGGCGCCGACCAGATGCTGTATGCCGCCAAGGTCGAGGGCACGCCCTGGACGCTGGCGATTGCGATTGACCGCGCAGAGGCCACGCATGGCGTCACCGTCATGCTGCAGATTGCCGCCGTCATCACCGTGCTGAGTGTGCTGGTGGCCGTGGCCTTGCTAACGGTGGCGGTCAGCCGCCAACTGCGCCGCCTGGGGCTGGTGAGCGATGCCTTGCGCGACATTGCCTCGGGCGAGGGTGATCTGACCCGCCGCTTGGCTACCGAGGGCAATGACGAGCTGGCCACCATCGCCGCCTCGTTCAACCAGTTTGTGGACAAGATCGCCAAGGTGCTGGTGAGCATCCGCGAATCGTCTGAGTCCGTGCGACTGGCTTCCACCGAGATCGCCAGCGGCAACCACGACCTGTCAGCGCGCACCGAACAACAGGCGGGCTCCCTCGAAGAAACCGCCGCCGCCATGGAGCAGCTGACCGCCACCGTGCAGCAAAACGCTGCCAATGCTCGCCAAGCCAACGACCTAGCTACCGGCGCATCGCAGGTCGCATCGCACGCCAGCACCGTGGTGGGGCAGGTGGTGCAGACCATGGGCGGCATCGATGCCTCGGCCCGCAAGATCGTGGACATCATTGGCGTCATTGATGGCATTGCCTTCCAGACCAACATCCTGGCCCTGAACGCCGCCGTCGAGGCCGCACGCGCTGGTGAGCAAGGGCGCGGCTTCGCGGTGGTGGCCTCTGAAGTGCGCACGCTGGCCCAGCGCAGCGCCACGGCCGCCAAAGAGATCAAGGAGCTGATCAGCGAATCGGCCTCGCAAGTGGATGCGGGCAGCAAGCTGGTGCAAGAGGCCGGCGCCACCATGGACAAGGTGGTGGAAAGCGTGCGCAAGGTCACCACCATCGTGGCCGACATCAGCCTGGCCAGCCAGGAGCAAAGCACCGGCATTGCCGAAATCGGCAGCGCCGTCACGCTGATGGACCAGTCCACCCAGCAAAACGCTGCTTTGGTCGAAGAGGCCACGGCCGCCGCCCAGTCACTGCAGCACCAAGCGGTGGCGCTGGCCGATGCTGTGGCAGGCTTCAAGCTTGACCACGGTGGCGCGGCCGCTTGGGGTGGCAGTGCATCGCCCCAGCGGGGTCAGGCCTTGGCGCTGTCCAGGGACTGA